AGCATTCAAAgtgtctatttgttttgttttgtttttttaaacttgccCTAATAGTAGAAAAAGTCTTCTGCTgaaatgattttgatttttgttctatcttgtttataaaagaaaaagaaatatacaaactttgaattttgtgatttttgtgaaGGTTTCTTTAAGATGTGCATTCCCTCTCTGCTTGCTCGATAGTAAATGTCTTACTACTGGGACCTGAGGGCTGTCGTTTCTACCATGCAAGTTAGTTGCTACATATTAAATTATGGCTTGGAACAGTACAGCCCATGATGTGAAATGTGGGGAAGTGCTTGCTTATTAAACTATCAGAaaagttctctctttttatctttttattcaaATACTGGAAAAGGGTGGGAGAGGACTCCAAAGGAACCATATGCTTAGCCACAGGCTACAACAAAAGTGCCAGCAATACTGAATTCCCCTGAAGCTTAGAAAAGATTTGTTCCCATCCCAAGCGAAGATGTGGGTTGTCAGTCTGTCTGACATGATGAAATATTTCCTTGGTGCTTTCATGGTAATTCTCTGTATACCTCCCTTCCcgtttgtctctctttttttttttttttttttttgtggttttttgagacagggtttctctgtattgccctggaactcagtttgtagaccaggctggcctcgaaagaaatccgcctgcctctgcctccccagtgctgggattaaaggtgtgcaccaccacacacgGCCCTGTTCTTCAGTCTTTGCAGACAACTCTGCTCACTTTcgcttgtgtttcttcttctgttcctttcGTTGCTGTGCTCTCTGATCCTTCTTCATCCGAGAGTCCACTACCTTGAAATGACCTCTGACTCCAGCTGGCCTCCGGACCTTACGGCCTACACCCTTTTTGGCTACAACATAGGTCACCTGGCGTTTCTCCTTGCCAAGTCCAGCCTTCTTGTAGAgactataaaagaaagaaacaggttaAAAGGTCTGTTCTCTAGAACTCGATAACCCAGTGTCCTTAGGACTCTTCTTTGCCAGATCACCTTCGCAGCTGTGCCACTTTTTCTCGTTCTGAGATGTCCACTGTATTCACCACAGCTTCTGCCTTCTTTTTGGTCTGCTCCAGCTTCTTCAGCATCTGGGAAGAAGCATCAGTTAGTCTCTATACCTTTCTCCACAGCTCCTAACCTCAGGCAACCTCAGCCACTTACCCTCCGTTTCTTTCTGGCCTTGGCCTCAGCTACTTTCTTGATGGGCCGTGCATTGATTTCCCGCCAGCGTTTTCGGTAATGTTCCACTTCCTTCTTATCAATAGGCAGCTGGCGTATCCGATGCTGTTTCTCTTCCTGCGCGAACCACTCAGGAagttctccctcctcttcattAAAAGCATACCTGAGTAGAGAGGAGACCAGGCCAATAATCCCCTGTTGAAATCACTGGAAGAAAACTTGGCATAGTCCACCGCACCTGACAGTGTGCTGGCCCCTTACCGGTTGAATGAATTATCTATAAGGTCTCTCTTTGCCTTTTTGGAAGAGGCAATAACAGCACCTAGAGCAAGGCCTTCAGGGTCCAGAATTCGGTATTTCACTAGAGAGGTAAAGACAAAAAATCAAAGCCCGATTCTCATCGCTGAAACTTGGACTGGTTTCTCTCTCCACTGTGTACAAACCTCTTACCTGGGTCCTCAATAGGCACCACCTCAAACCCATCCTCATCTGCCTTAGAACCACGGCTTCGCTTCACACCACGGGATACTTTCCAACTGGAAGAGATAGACTGTGCTTATTCCACCTTTGCAAGGTGATACTCCACCTCGCTTCAACTTTTCTCTCATTTAAAACTGCCTAATGCAATTAATTGCACAGAAACCCATCCACTTACCTATCTTCATCTTCACTACTGCTGCTGTCACTATCTGAGCTGttgcctctttcctcccctccaggGTCAGTGACAGCCTCTGTCCCCAAGACGGCTTCTGTCTCCTTAGGGACCTCATTCTGGCACTGGGGAGATTTCTTCTCAGTCTTCAAGTTAGTAGGTGGTGGAGGTGGATCTGTTGGCTGCTGCTCCTTCCGACGGCTCTTGTACAGCAGCTGTGCCTGGCTGATCTCCAGGGCTTCGTCAGCATCATCCTCTATCCCACTGAAGCCGTCCTATGATAGGAAAACCTCAGCATCCCTTCTGCTAGGGAATGCCATGTCCCACCAGTCTCCCTAGCTCTACCTTGGAGAACCACAGGCTAGCTTGCTCTTCCTGCAGCACTGCCTTTTCTTCTAGTGGTACCAACAATggattctctccttcttcttctttattgtCATCTACTTGAGCAAACCGCAAGCTGTAGACCCAAAGGAAAGAGGTCAGATTCAAGAGACCCAACCAACCTCATAAGCTTTCCTTTGTCTGTGCCCACACTAGTTAATTCTGTCTCAGAGGGCAGCACTTCCTCTCAGACAGAGAGCCCATACCACTTCTGCTCCTTCAGATCGGAGTGTGTCCCGACTCCTGCCAGCTCTTCTGGATCCAGGTCACTTTCCAGAGAAGTATCATCATCGTCCTCAGCATCTGACACATAGATGTCATCCCTTGGCAGATCAGACAGAAAGGTGTCTGCAGCATTCATGTCTCCTTGGGTTACTTCCTCTAACAACTGAAGTTCAACAGGAATAGATTCAAGAACTTAGGCAGCATCTTCCCAAGCCCATTAACTCAGCTCAGCAACATTGATAAGAAAGAACACTGGCAAATATCAGTGCCTACACAGCAGCTGTGACCTAGGAAGCAACCAACCTGTCTAAAACACACAGGGTGCTGATCTACATACTGACTAGTttacaaaaaaaccctcaaaagcCACTTGACATACAGAATTCACATTTGTGTGAATTTGATGCCGAGTAAAGGAGAACTCAACAGGCATCAAACTGCATCTGTTGATTTCGACTACTATTAGAACCCCAAAACATCTTCTCATGGTGGACAGAGCTGCTATTTGAGTATTTATCACATTCTGGGGATAATACTCAACCATTTCCATAAGATATGGTGTATTCTTATTTAACAAATGGGGAAAACAGACTAAGTTACATAATAAAAGGGGGGAGTTGGCACAAATTGTTCCAGCTCTATTGCCTCTCCTGTGTCATAAAAAAGGTGACCAGGCCATTGCACCACAGAAGCTCATTTTGCTGTGAGATTGCTTTGAAAGGCATGTTCTTCAGCAGCCCAAATCACGGTGCTCATTAGACCCAGTGAAGTCAATGCGCCCTCTTGGTAACCCAAGCACTACAACTTCATCTACTGTTGTGTGAACTCTTGGTCTGAACTCTAGCTTATAGATCTTCCTGATCTCATCATATTAGACGTATTTCAATTTAGCATTCTGGAGTCATGGGGTACTCTGTTTCTCCTCTAGTATTTATAGGTAAACACAACAACCAAATCCCATGATCACTCTATATATTTAACTCAGTgtttccccctgcctctgagccCTCAAACTGACCTGCTGACCACGGATGGTTCGCAGGGAGAACATGCCTGTCTCCCCCTCATCTGCAATAGAAACCCCAGGCAAATCCATCTTCAGCTCTACACGCTCCCGCTGCTTCCTCTGCTCACGaagcaatttcttcttcttcctgaaCAGATAGTTGAGGGATTTAACCTGCTTGTCTCCAAAACTTGAGTGTCCTTTACCCTTTCCATGTACTCGTTGTCAGACCCCTCACCTCTTTAGTTCTGCCACTTCTTGGGCTTTCATCTCTGCCAGAGTCCGATTAagctgttcttcctcctctttctcgtCTTCCTCCTCTGAAGCCTGCTTTGTCTCAGCAACTGACTCTTCCTCAtcacctccttcttcttcttctgagctGAGGCTGACAAACCAGTCCAAAGGTTTATTTTCCCAGACACTTGAACCCACACCCAACCCTCCTTAACCCTGGCTACCTCCTCCTTACCTGATGTCCAATGCCTTTGCTtgctctttcagcttcttggccACATATCGCCGAAGCTTTGTTCTCCAATTCAGAAGAGACCTGCCCAAGAAATACTATTACTGACTAATCTTACtgtctccatctttgtccctgtctctTCTTAAAAGTCCAGATTTCAGACTTTAGCCACAAACTTAACAGAATCCTGGTCCCCAGAGTCCAACGTCATGTTGCCTTTACACCTGAGTACCTAAGTTCCTTTCGCCCCAGCACTTTGATGTCCTGACAGCATGCTCTAATGTCTTCAGTTGTAGCTGGGTGCTGGGCCAACTCTTCATCATCTATTGAGATCTGTTTGTGAAGGAAGGGAATGGGATGTTGTTCTGGCCATGTTTCCAGCCCTCCCAGAGACTCTCACTCTGGGAACTCACTTCGCTGGCCTTGGAGAGGAAGTCAACAGGATTGGCAGCTCGCAAGAAGTCCGTAACTGAGGTTCGGTGATAAAGAGTAAGGTCACCTTCGGCATAGCCTTCAGCCTTAGGAAGAGAAATAAGGATAATTACTAGACAGTCGCTTCTTAGATAATCAAGTTCTCCCAGTTTCAGAACCCATTTCTTACAACAGTAACAATACCACCTTTGGCTTCTTCTTTGTCACCAACTCAGTAACAGTTTTAGCCTGAACTTCAACCTCCTTAAAGGCAAACTTGGGATCGAAGAATTTAGCATCAACCTTGTCTGGAGCCAAGAATCCTAAAAGGAGAAGATAGATTAAAAGTATGCTTTTATAATTAGGCTGTGTCAAGAGGAAGTAGTGATGGCTCACCTTGACAGACTACAAAGATTTCTGCAGATTCATGGCGAGAGGCCTGGGGCTTCGTGGCCTGGACACGGTGGAACAGCTGCTGGAAGATCCACAGCAGGGGCTGATAGTCTCGGGAACGAAAGACTTTTGTGATGAAACAACCACCACGGGCCAAAAAATCACAAGCCAAACGTAGAGCCATCAGAGTTAGGTGAGCTGTAGGACAGAAACAGTCAGGGAACCTCTGCAGCCTTGGGACCTGCCATGTCCACCCTCACCTCCAAACCCACACTCCCTGTACCTTGTGAATAAGCATCATGGACCCAACTAGCCCCCACATTGGGAGCCCCATCATTGAGCACAACATCAACTTTCCAGGTCTTCAGCTCCTTCCTCAGGGCCTAATGAAAGTAAAGGGGTTATAGCAATGGAAACAGTAATTGCTAAAGAACAGAATTCTGCTTCAGTCATCTGTCTAGTCATTTACTGAGTGCCCACCATTGTCAACATACTTCACCAGGTACTAGGGATGCAGCAACAACAAAGCTTAGAATTACTTCCCTGGAAAGAACTTTTCTGAAGATAGATCTCTTATCCTTCCACCAATTCACAGTACTATCCccgccaggcacggtggcactcCACTGCAATTCCAGTACTCAAGAGCtagaggcaggggctggagagatggctcagtggttaagagcactgactgctctccaaaggtcgtgagttcaaatcccagcaaccacatgatggctcacaaccatccataatgagatctgatgccctcttctggggtgtctgaagacagctatagtgtaacttacatataatacatacatacatacatacatacatacatacatacatacatacatacataaaaaagagGCAGAGCGACTTGGGATCAAGGCCAAACTAGGCTATGTAGTCAGCTCCACATCAGTGTGGGATACACAGGAGCTATACTAAAGTACAGAGCAAGATTCTATctcaaggagaaaaggaaaaacaaaaacactagatTGTAAATAAAGATGGAAATGTACACCAGGATTGTCAGTCTTTTTGGCCATGTGCTTGAAACCATGGTAAATTGGGAAGTatttcactctttttttgttttttttttttttgagatagggtttctctgtgtagccctggctgtcctggaactcactctgtaaaccaggctggtcttgaactcagaaatctgcctgcctctgcctcctgagtgctgggattaaaggcgtgcgccgccagtGTTTcactctcttttttattttttttggtttttcgagacagggtttctctgtatagccctggctgtcctggaactcaatttgtaaaacaggctggcctcgaactcagaaatccgcctgcctctgcctcccgagtgctgggatcaaaggcgtgcgccaccacgcccggccagtgtTTCACTCTGGGCACtagtggcacacccctttaatcccagcacttaggaggcaaagacaggcggatttctgagttccaggccagcctggtctacatagttgagttccaggacagccagggctacacagagaagtcccccccgcccccccaaaaagGGAAATGACACCacataaagaggaaagaagagaggtcTTATTACCTGCCTACAGCGTTCTGTTGTGATATCTTCCTGGAGAGTCACCACATTGGGGAGAGGCTTGATTGGAACCAGGTCCACTCCTGAAAGATGTTAAGTCAGTGTATTAAAGGGTGGAAGGAGATGTAGGACAAACTTAGTACttcacccacccctccccctcaaaTACCCAAGAGTCACTCACCTACAATAAGACTGGATACAGGCATAAACTTGGCAGCCACCTGCAGCCTGTgaaagagagagatttaaatACCTTTCATTCCTTGGCAATATGACTTCTCACGCCCTTAAGGGGCACCTGTTAAGTGTAGTGGTCAAATGTCTATTCATACATTCAAGAAGCAACCTGCTGGGCATGGCAACACAGGCCTGCATTACCAGCCACTAAGGAGGGCAAGAGATTAAGAccaaaagttcaaagccatccttggcaaTTTTTCAGAGTCAAGTCCCTgtctcaattaaaataaaaaagcaattggAGATATAACTCGGTGGTGGAGCGGCTGCCTAGCATAAGTTAAGTCCTTAGGTTTGGTCCCACAAGAGGAGGAAAAATGACACTCCCTTCCaaaatttgagagagagacaTGCTATATGGACTATTTAATCTGAATTGTGTAATCGGATTCCCACCCTCCCCCAAAAGCAACTCAAAGCCAACCAGTGCCAGGAACGTGTCATCATAGCGGCCCCTGCCAAACGTTACCATCCGCCAGGCGCAGCACACAGGTCCAGCAAGGCCCGGGCTTTCTGCAGAAACTGAAAGCGGCGATTGAGCTGGATCAGTTTGAAGGCAGAGCGCGAACGATAACCTGGACCGTGGGGAGTGGATGTATAAGGCAATAACGTCAACGGAGGCCTTTTCCAGGAGGAAAGCCTCACAACCCCATAACCCCTCGAAGGAAAAGTAACTCAGGATTCGAAGCAGCGGGAAGACAGATATGTTGTTCCTCCGCGCGAACCCACTCACCGGTCTCCTTGGCCAAGTGATAGAACTTGTCCCGCCGGCTCTTGCCTACTTTGCCTTTCTTGCCCATGGCGGGATGGGGTAGTATCACTCACtcctgggaggaagaaagaaaacgatGAGGACGTCTTTCCGAGCACTGGATCTCGCTTCGGTTCCTTAGGCGGTGGAGCAGTCGCTTACCGGGACGTTAGAGAGCCCTTAACTCGGCAGGTTTTCAACACTTCGGAAGCAGCACATGTAGGCAGTAATCGTACTTCCGCTTCTGCGCGCGTTTCCTACGTTCCTGGCGCCAGGATTTCCGCCCTTTTGAGTGTGGCCaaaatttttttgtgtttgcGGGTCTTACAAGTTAAAAGTAGAGGCTAGGAAGTAGGGTGCAATAACTCGTATCCTAGACTCTAGGAAGCATCAACCAGAAGTTCAATGTCTCTTCACAAAACTAGTGACCTCCAGTAGAGCCTCTACTAATAGAGCCACTGTGTTTGCCCCGCCACACACCCCGCCCATTGACCCGGAACTGTTCTCGGTGGTGACCCAGGTCGCACGCTTTCGCCTCCGCGCCTGCGCGATAGGGTGACTTGGATGCCGACGGTCCCTGCCGAAAGAGGGAAGATGGCGCTTGATGGGCCAGAGCAGGTAAGGGTTCTGCCGCGGCGGCAGGGCGGCATCCAAGCTGAGTGCGGAGTGCACAAAATCTGAAGTGAGGGGTGGCCACGAGCGAGAGGGTCGAGCGGATCAGGGCTGGGTGGACCACGTCAGACTGGCCCCTGCCTGGGACTGGATCTGCTGTGTCAGCGCAGCCCCGAGGAAAGCAGGACAGGGCTGGGTAGAAACTGAATGAAGAGCTGGCAAGCCGGAATGGCCTGGGGGTCGACCCGGACTTGGTCCCTCCGATCTGGCTTTGTCTGTAGTGGTTAAACCTTGGGCATGTATAGCTCTAGCCACAGGGCAATGCGCTCGGTGGCTATATGGCCCCTTGAGACTCTTAAAAGTCTAAGAAGGTAGGCGGTAATTGCATCCTTGTAGTGCGTTCAGAAATGAAGAGTTAGAACCAAGAACTAAGCCTCCGAAGTTCAAACACACAGACCTCGCCCATCGAGACATCAGTTTCTGAGGAAAAAGGGAATGATATTTTCCCGGCCTTGTTTCTTAAGCTATATGGTAGAGTGCCCCGAAAATACTTTGACTTTACCCCTTCGTAgtttatgccttttttttttttttaacatttacatttGTGCTTCAGATGGAACTGGAAGAGGGGAAGGCAGGCAGTGGACTCCGTCAATATTATCTGTCCAAGATTGAAGAACTCCAGGTGAGTACAGACAGCAGAGGGAGCTAGTCGAGGATGCGAGCTGGGAGGTGCAGATTtagatttctctgtgtcctttttCCCACTGGGAGGGAGTGCAGCCAAGAGTTCTTTTCCATTGTTGTCCGTTTGTAGGTCTTTGGGTGTCTGtttcttatgtgtatatgtatatatgcctgcGTAAGCTTacgtgtaccacatgtgtacaggtgtctgtgcaaggcagaagagggcagtggcTCCCCTGACACctgagttacagatagttgtgagctaccacaggtgctgagaactaaacccagGCTCTCTACAAAAGCAGTGAaccctcttaactgctgagccatctctccagcgccgcCTTTGTAGTCAGGAAGTAGCAAGCTGTGTAAGGTGGATTGATAATCTCTTTGATGGGAACAGTATTTAgtcaggatttttgttttgtgtgcttgcttttccaagtttttcattttattttatgtgttcggGTGTTTTGCTCACATCTAATGTCTGTGCCATACGgttgcctgtgaaggccagaagacagtataggatcccctggaaatggagttacagaacgttgtgacctgccatgtgggtgccgggaatcaaacccaggttctctagaggaacatcTGGTACTTTTaaccacctctccaggcccaAGAGTCACCTATTACACCCGTAAGGTTGGCACTcccgaggctgaggcaggggtagtgttttgagtttgaagccagtctggattacataaaaccctgtctggaaaacacaaCCTGCAGAAGGAACCACTAGccagaggtgggagtggggacgAGAATGGGTTTGGGAGGGAAGCTGCAGAGAGAATGTCTGAACTGCAGGTGCATTCACGGCTCTTCTGTTTAGTTTACTTCTTCCTCTTTAGACAAATGTCTCACCGTGTACCCGCAATTGACCCACAActccctatgtagatcaggctggactcaaTCTCAGAATtcgcctgcctcccaagtgctgggataaaagcaTGAGCCTCCCCACCCAGTATGGTTCTTATGCCTTTTTAATGCTTCTCCGAGTGGTTTCATCCTTCCCGGGTctgaaaggaagcaggagagtaGATGCTGTTGTCTGTCTTTTATTGTCTTGCccttgtcttatttttgtttatttagtggattTGTTAAAATAGAATCTCATTGTATATGGTCTGGCACTCTGCAGCACCCAGCCGCATTAGGGTTGGAATTACAAGCCTGTGTCATCATGCCTACCTATTAAACTGTTTTTCCTAATTTTATATCTTGAAATCCTTATCACCACCaccctaaatacataaatacaacctgttggGTCTACATaatgttacctgtatgtatgtgctcacttggtattggataaccacaTGGGGGTTCTTCCTTGGGGAAGTCTGTTGTCCTCTCAGAATTCCTCAGTAGCCCAtaattctttgtctagggttggggCCCCATGAATGAACCTCTCCCTTCCGTGTTAGCAAGCATGTCTGTGGGTGTCATCGGTGTACTTATTTAAGCAGCCATATTGATGAGACTTCATGAGTGTGGCCTCCTGACATTGCTAAGAGACGGTCTCCCAGCAAACGGTTGTTTCTCTGGCTCCTGGGATCTTTGAACTCCGAGCCTTAGGGGTAGGGGTTGTGTTGTACGAGTGTATCGGCTGGGACAAGGCACCGCTCAGCCTCTGTCTCTACATTTTGATCACTTGTGGTTGTCTGTAATTGTCTCCATTTGCTGCCAAGAGAAGTTTCTTGAGAAGGGATTAGAACTCCATTTGTCTGTAGGAAATGCACTGCAGTTAGGGATTATACAGGTAAAGTGGTTGTGGGTTCTCCAGGATCCATAACTTAACTAGCCCAGCATAGTTGGCTATGTTTCTAGTACCAGGCGTGATCCTCCTCCTGTTAAGCAGGCTGCAAGTCCAATTTGAGAACTGTTGGGCGCCACCACAGTAACTGCTG
This sequence is a window from Mus pahari chromosome 14, PAHARI_EIJ_v1.1, whole genome shotgun sequence. Protein-coding genes within it:
- the Ftsj3 gene encoding pre-rRNA 2'-O-ribose RNA methyltransferase FTSJ3, whose product is MGKKGKVGKSRRDKFYHLAKETGYRSRSAFKLIQLNRRFQFLQKARALLDLCAAPGGWLQVAAKFMPVSSLIVGVDLVPIKPLPNVVTLQEDITTERCRQALRKELKTWKVDVVLNDGAPNVGASWVHDAYSQAHLTLMALRLACDFLARGGCFITKVFRSRDYQPLLWIFQQLFHRVQATKPQASRHESAEIFVVCQGFLAPDKVDAKFFDPKFAFKEVEVQAKTVTELVTKKKPKAEGYAEGDLTLYHRTSVTDFLRAANPVDFLSKASEISIDDEELAQHPATTEDIRACCQDIKVLGRKELRSLLNWRTKLRRYVAKKLKEQAKALDISLSSEEEEGGDEEESVAETKQASEEEDEKEEEEQLNRTLAEMKAQEVAELKRKKKKLLREQRKQRERVELKMDLPGVSIADEGETGMFSLRTIRGQQLLEEVTQGDMNAADTFLSDLPRDDIYVSDAEDDDDTSLESDLDPEELAGVGTHSDLKEQKCLRFAQVDDNKEEEGENPLLVPLEEKAVLQEEQASLWFSKDGFSGIEDDADEALEISQAQLLYKSRRKEQQPTDPPPPPTNLKTEKKSPQCQNEVPKETEAVLGTEAVTDPGGEERGNSSDSDSSSSEDEDSWKVSRGVKRSRGSKADEDGFEVVPIEDPVKYRILDPEGLALGAVIASSKKAKRDLIDNSFNRYAFNEEEGELPEWFAQEEKQHRIRQLPIDKKEVEHYRKRWREINARPIKKVAEAKARKKRRMLKKLEQTKKKAEAVVNTVDISEREKVAQLRSLYKKAGLGKEKRQVTYVVAKKGVGRKVRRPAGVRGHFKVVDSRMKKDQRAQQRKEQKKKHKRK